The Methanocaldococcus infernus ME region GTGAAATAATAAAATATTATGACTTCCATGTCATAGACTCTGAAACTGAAGACTTCATAAACTTGGAGAACTTGAAAAAAGTTATAGTTACTGTTCAAAGTAAGAGAGATAATGCTTATGAACTCTTAGAGCTTTACTCTTCCTATGATCCCTTAGCCATCTGTATAGTTTTAGGAAATAGGAAATATTTAAAAGAGCATGAGAGGAAGAAGAGGAGAGAGGTTATATTAAAAGTGATAGAGAGAGCCTTAGACCTCTTTAACAATATTTGGGTTGGCACTGAAAAGGTTGAAGATCTTGTCAAGCCAGTTATTGAAGAACATGACTTAACAGCTTTTTACCTTTATGGAGACTCTTGCTCATTAAAGAATAGAGCTATCTATGTCCCTTACTCATCCCAGCTAAAAAATAAGGAATTTATAAACAATTACTTGGAGAGAAGGAAAAGCAAGGATATAGATAAATATATTTTAAGAGATCCAAGAAAGATAAAAGAGATTTTAAGAGAAAATAAGTATTCAGTCTTTTACCCAATTGATGGAGATATTTATGAGCTCTCAAAGTTAATTAACCTGTAAAGCTAAGTTTTTCGTAAAGTTGTAAGTTTTTCCACTTATATTTATTGTTATCACTATCCTATTCCCAATATCATTAGTTAAAGTTGAGTTGTCAATGTTTACTATAACTCCATCTTCAGTTGGAGTTATACTTAAAAAAATTTCTTTATTAACTAAAACCTCTTTATTTTTTATGTGAAACCTATAGCTTAAATCTCCAATAGGCCTTAAAATATAAGTGGCTGAGATGTCCTTTGAATAGCAAGTTAACATTAAATTCTCCAAGTCATCCATTATATCATAGGCTCTATCACTAATATAGGATAAATATTGAGTGTCATTTAAGGAGAATAGTGTGAAAGCTACATAGGTGGAAACTATTGTTAGCAAGAATATAGAAAAAATTAAATCTAAAGATATTTGTCCTCTTCTCATGCTCACACCAGGTCTATATGAATATGGGCTACTTCAACATTATCCAACTTTTCCAACCTATTCTTTAACTCAGTTTCTATATCATGCATCTCCTTAGCTGATATGTTGCATGGCACTTCAACATGGACATCAACATGAACCTTAGAGCCTAAGTGATAAACCTTTATATCATGAACTCCTAAAACCTTCTCATGGGATAAAATAACTTCCCTAACTTCATTTATTAGATCTTCACTTGCTCTCACTCCTGAGAGGAGTAGGATGTTCTCTTTTGTTATATCAATTCCAGTCTTTAAAATCATTAAACTAACTACAACTCCAGCTAAGGCATCTCCAAAGTATATATTCAACTTTTCCAATATCAAGCCTATGAGAACAGCTATACTACTAAGTACATCACTCCTATGATGGTAGGCATCAGCAATTAAAATTTTATTATTTAACTTTCTTCCAATTATTAGAGAGTATTGTGTCATAACTTCCTTAAATATGATGGAGAAGATAACAACTCCAAGCATTATGGAATTAACCTCTATAGTCTCTCTTGATATAAATCTAAAAAAAGAGTCTTTTAAAAGTTCAAAGGATACAAAAATTAAAGCTATCCCTATAATTAAAGCAAAGATGTTTTCAAATCTCCTATGCCCTAAAGGATGGTCATCATCTGGAGGTTTGTTAGAGATCTTAACCCCAAAGTAACCTATA contains the following coding sequences:
- a CDS encoding cation diffusion facilitator family transporter, whose amino-acid sequence is MREEEKPLIFSIVGNIALSLAKVYIGYLYNSISILSDGIHSLSDVITSVIGYFGVKISNKPPDDDHPLGHRRFENIFALIIGIALIFVSFELLKDSFFRFISRETIEVNSIMLGVVIFSIIFKEVMTQYSLIIGRKLNNKILIADAYHHRSDVLSSIAVLIGLILEKLNIYFGDALAGVVVSLMILKTGIDITKENILLLSGVRASEDLINEVREVILSHEKVLGVHDIKVYHLGSKVHVDVHVEVPCNISAKEMHDIETELKNRLEKLDNVEVAHIHIDLV